Genomic window (Eublepharis macularius isolate TG4126 chromosome 6, MPM_Emac_v1.0, whole genome shotgun sequence):
TATTCTTCATAACTGCCCTCTGTCCCATTTGTTCCCACTCTGGACTTGGTAAATTACAGGATCGATAAACATTTAATGAGCTGATATGCAGAAGAATGTGTGACTCTGTGCCAAAGGTTAGACTAGTAGCATTAGCACTTTTGATTATGTAATTAGGTTTGGATTTTCTTAATGTGAAGAACTCATTCACTCCTATCTGAAAATGAAACACTATCCACTCTTTTAACAATACCTTATGTTTCCTTCTGTTTAAGAGGTCAGTAATAGAAACTGTAGAATGCAAACTGGGAGAGACCAGCATATATACATAAAATCCGCTTACTTTGTTAGCTAGGTAGTAATATACTTAATATTTATTAACATGGCAACAGAGAAGCATACAAAACTTCTCATGATTTCTGAATCACATACATAGTTTAGGCAGAATTATAGGGAGCTTTGCAAAGGTCACTGACATTTATAAAAATAGTAAACAGAAGATTATATACATTCAGTTCTAATTTAAAAGTTTGTGCCACTGTCGACACCTATACAAATTTTAAGGTCACAATGGAATGTTCAGTCCAATGCAATGCAACACGTGAGGAAGTGATTAATATACCCTCTAGAATTTTGTCTTGCCAAAAACAGTGGCCATCAAAATGGCACATTTAAACACTCTTCCTTCCAATTTGTGTGCCAGAGGGGACATCTGCAAGAATGTCACTGACAATTGTGTCCATTATACCCTAGTTCCTCACCAGCAACTCGTGTGCCTGAAGAGTTTTGTGCACTTTGCTCACTTTCAGCCCAGTTGGTATATTCAAGACACCCCCTAGAAAATACATGTTCCATATTCCCTTGAAAACAAACCCCCACCTCTCATTTTTCCACAGTGGCCTTTTCAACCTACTCTTCCCACTGGCATTATAACACGAATTATTTTCCTAGTGGCATGGTCTGCATTATCAGAAAGATATCATAGTGCAAAGGACTCAACTGTAGAAGAGCCTGAGAAACCAGCTACTGCATCAAGCTGAGATTGTGTCAAGGAACAGGGCTTTACCTGGATAGAAGTTAACCCCAAGGTCTactgtaatttctttttttttaatttaaaaaggagactttTCATTCTTCTAATTATTTGGCTATTATGAACATTCTTCCTGAAATTACATATTGCTTCAGATACAACAAGGATTTGGCAACATCATATTACAAACAGTACTTTTGTCAGGGCTATCAATGACTTTAAATATAGCAGAGCCTTTAAAATTCTAAGACAAATATCCATTCAATACATCCTGGCATAAAAATCCATTAAATCATTCTTTAAATATGTGTTGAAGTTATTGAGAAGTGAttaaaagacacaagaagagaaaGGAACAATATTTTGCATACAATTTAAAGATGAAAAAATAGAATTTACATAAAAGTGCAAAACCTCATAATCCCAGGATAAAAAAATCCTGTACTGTAGAAAAACTGGTTTCCAAAAGTGGTTAGGCATTTTTGATAGTAGCAGAATTAAGACTTGTGTGACTCTCCTATTTTTAGATTAACAATTAACGATTAACGATTGGAGGAATACTAGTTCACTGCCCCTCCATGAAGGATTTTGTTCAAGCTCTAGCAAAGGATATGCATTACAAGCAAAACACTGGACTAGCAAAGGACCTGCAGAGCAGGCAGAAAGCAGAAACTTAACATCTTGCAGTCTGCCAAACCTGTAGGAATTTAAGAGGTATGTCTGGCTTGATCCATTTGTTAACAGCTCATTGGAATTATAGCTGGTTTTGTCTTGTGTAAGGATGACTTCTTCCATTTGCAATTAAGGCATCTAGATATATAGGCTCTTTCGTAGCAGTAGTGTATACACAGCATTGCTAGACATGGTTTCTGTATTTTAGTTGTTTTCAAATTTGGCATATGGGTTCTCTTCTTTAAACAAACCTGGAAAACAAAGAACTGTGGTCAGAAGAAACATTAAGGATCAAGGGTAACAACTAAATATCCCAAGTTAAGAAAATGTAAATCAACATCTCCTTTCCTGAAATATATTTCTGGACACCTATTTTTACAGTTATAATACATAGCATTTCATAGCACTCTGGCTTACTCAACTAGATAACCCTCCAGTCACTTTGACCAGTTAATCTAGTACTTAAGAGGTCAAGGGAAACAGCCTTAATAGGAGCTTATTAGAACAAAGTTCTTGTTCTAGCAAAATCCCAGTCAAATGACTGGGGTTCAGGGAATATGAATTGCTGTTAGCTCAAATGCAGAACACAGAGTACCTTTTGTATTTGTGTAAAAATACGAGAGCAGAAGTACCCATTTCTCACTTTAACTTGGGCCTGGTCTAGATATGCAGTGGAGTAGGGGGCTAACACAGTAGGGCAGTGTGCTCAAACTGTGCCACCAGATTGCAGGAGGAGAGATTAGATTTTTCATAGCTCATCTGTGTTAGTAATATCCTGTCAATGGAAAACTAGCAAAGCTTGTGAAGGATAGACTACAAACCCTTCCCCTGACATGCTAGTGTTTTAACTAATGGAGTTTTTACATGGGGGAACATTAAAAATGTGGCTTTACCCTCTAACAGTCTGAAGTGGTGTAACCATTCTTCCACTCATTTTGTTGCATGAGTAGACCAGGCTTTGGTGACATTCAATTACAGGGAGCTGCCAAGGCCAAGATTATAGAGATGTCATAAAGAACCGTACAAGTGTTTTATTTAAAAGAGATGAAGGGCAGGCTTCACTATTTTAAGAATCCTCACTGAAGCcgtttaattcttttttaaaagccattatgAACTTTTAAGCCAGTTAGGGCACCAGCACCAGTTAATGACTTTCCACATACAAAAACCTGGAAGATTGGGGGTTCCCATTTGATTAGGGATGGCTACAATTCTGGTGAAAAAGTGTGTTACTAAAATCTTGCTCCAGAGGCAGGATTTTTTAGAAGCCACCTCCACCTTTTAGGCAGAAATTGTAAAAGAAAAAGCAGGTAGTATGGTAAAACTCCTGCACTTTGTAGTAAGTTGGCATATCATATATATCCACAGAGTAAACCAGCAGCTGACAAGTTACCATATTTTTTCCGGATTTCATCATGTCTAGATTTCATCTCTGCTCTCCTGCAAGAAATACAACATATGTCAAAACAGTtattaaaaatccaaaaaaagtTACTGCatatattttctctctttcaagcAGGAAAGAATTTAATCCTAGTAAGAACTTGCTTTTCAACTAGCTATCTAGATTTTACACTGTGTCTTTTCACTCATCCCAATGAGATAAGACCTTCAAGGCAGTCTACAATACAAAATTCTAGATTCATATTTACAAAATCTATAGAATACACCAAATGCATGCTAAAAATCACAGTAATGCACAAGGCAACACAGCAATACTCTTAGCCTGCTATTCCAGAGATTTTCTCTATACAGGCCAGAAGAGAGCAAGTCTGACACAGCATCCTTCAGTTGACAGCAACTCACCTCTCTTCCTGCCTTACTCTTCTTTGCTCCTTCTCCCTGGCAGCTTTTTCCTCTTCCTTATCTGGTCTGCTCAAAAATAAAGATATTTGAGACGTGTATGATTATACATGTTATAACTTGATGAGAACAAAagtactttttttccttttgtgccACATACACTACACAAGTTCAGATACTTGCATTTTGCTCTTTTTCTTcctacagcagcagcaacagcaaacaAACAGAGCAATAATGATGCCTCCTCCCACCACAGACATCGTAATAATCAGAGCTTCAAAATTCACTGAAAAAACATAAGAGATTAAGTGcgccatttgcaaaacaaaaccaCCTTAAAAATTTAAAACTCAAGCACTATTTTAAgcaattttaaaacaaattactTTCACAGGGAATGTACTGCAAGTAATAAGTCTAGCAGGTATACTGTAACATTCATTTCAACAGCTTCATATACCTGAGCCATACATGGAGGTGGGCAACAATGTTGTGAGGACCCCTAGCTAAACTGGTTCTAAATAAACATTATGCCTCCTCCCATGCATTTATCCACACACAGCCATCAACTTCATCAGTAGGTAAAAAAGGAAACGTATTCAGAAGCTGAATATCCTTCAACTATCAGACAAAGGGTAAGACAATTATACCCATTATGTCCCAACCAATATGCCTAGCCACGACAGGGTGCTGGATCTTTGGTGAGATCTAGCAAAAGGAATCCTGAAACCCTTTCTATGTTCACCCATAGGATTTTGTTGATATCACCATTTATCTGTGCAGCGCTGACAACAATTTCAAGCGGGTTTATCATAGAACAGTAGAAAAGTCAATTACTTTATTCATCAATCTGTAATCTATATTAGTTTAATCTCTACATATTGCAAAGGGGCTGCAGGCTTCTGATATTAAGTTTCCCACAAGCTAGTTATAGTTAAGTCTTGAAGGACAAGATGCACAGATTGTGTCCAATATGCAGACTAGAAATGGTTTAGTATCACCAACATTCCTGAAGT
Coding sequences:
- the PTTG1IP gene encoding pituitary tumor-transforming gene 1 protein-interacting protein, producing MDPCWRAALLLLLLPALKNAAWGAPTSAPVQPGSCEQYTNKTCKECLKNVTCLWCTSNKKCIEYPVRSILPPSSLCALSSARWGTCEVNFEALIITMSVVGGGIIIALFVCCCCCCRKKKSKIPDKEEEKAAREKEQRRVRQEERRAEMKSRHDEIRKKYGLFKEENPYAKFENN